From the Anaerobacillus alkaliphilus genome, the window ATCCTCCTCTTGAATTAGCCTAAATTGAAAACGACATGATGTCATCTGTTGATGGATCATGTCGCAGTTGTTATTTTTCATTATATAATTAAAGAACAATAAAGTGTATAAATAATGTTAATAAAATACCTGTTAAACCGCCAAAAAACACTTCAATAGGCTGGTGACCTAACAATTCTTTTAACTCTTTTTGCTTTTGGTTTTCCTCTTTTTTCGGCCAAGTTTTTACTTCAATAACCAGTTTGTTAAAATCCTCCACTAATCGATTAAGCACTGTCGCTTGTTCACCGGCATGTCGTCTAACTCCTGATGCATCAAACATAACGATCACACCAAAAATAGCTGAAATTGCAAAGAATGGTGATCCTAGCCCTTCCTCGATTGCAATAGCTGTCGCAAGTGCAGTTACTGCCGCTGAATGAGAACTAGGCATTCCACCCGTACTAGTTAATAGCGACCAATCGAATTTTTTTGAGGCAATGTATTGAAGTGGTACTTTTATAAATTGAGCAAATCCAATTGCAAGTAGTGCTGCCCATAATGGGAAATTTGTTAGTAATTCCATAAGTGCATCCTTTCTAAGATAAATCAAGGGATATAATTATTGTACCTGTTTCGGATGTACGTTGCTATATTATTTTTCATACCCTATTTTTCTCATACATAAAATTTTTTTCTGTTGGAAAGAAATCTCTTTAGTTAAAACTTAAAAAGTTGTTTACATTATAACAGAAATATTTATTTCTGGATAAATATTAGATGCTCGAAATAAAACAATGAACAAGTTATAATAATAAATGGAAGATTATTCTGAAAAAAAAGAGGAGTGGAGTCATTTGTTTAAAGTAAAAGATGGGCATATTCTTGAGAAGAAGATAGGGGCAATTGTCGTTGGCCTTTTTGCTGACGATAAAAAACCTGAAGGATTAGTAAAAGAAATTGATAAAAAATTAGATGGATATATTGTAGAATTGCTAGCTGACAAGCAATTATCTACCGGTTTTAAAAAAGTTAACAAAATACATACGTTAGGAAATTTAGATGCGAAGACTGTATATTTTGTTGGTCTTGGTAAGAAAAGTGAAGTAACGTTTGAAAAAGTTCGTGAAGCATTTGCAGTTGTTTCGAAAACGTTGCTAAAAGATGGTGTAGAGGAAGTAGCGGTAGCTCTTGATTCGTTCTTGACGGAAGAA encodes:
- a CDS encoding divergent PAP2 family protein produces the protein MELLTNFPLWAALLAIGFAQFIKVPLQYIASKKFDWSLLTSTGGMPSSHSAAVTALATAIAIEEGLGSPFFAISAIFGVIVMFDASGVRRHAGEQATVLNRLVEDFNKLVIEVKTWPKKEENQKQKELKELLGHQPIEVFFGGLTGILLTLFIHFIVL